One region of Flavobacterium sp. GSB-24 genomic DNA includes:
- a CDS encoding aminopeptidase P family protein — protein sequence MKYHQINSALFVKNRRKFTAEMKPNSVAVFNSNDIYPISADSTLPFAQHRDIFYLSGVDQEESVLLLFPDAPYEHQREILFLRETNDHIAVWEGEKLTKERAFQVSGIRTVYWLQDFHKVLNEMMTYADTMYINTNEHYRATVETETREARFVKWWKERYPAHNVAKSNPILQRIRSVKESEEIDLIQHACDITEKGFRRLLSFVKPNVTEYEIEAELAHEFIRNRSKGFAYTPIIASGNNANVLHYIENNQQCKAGDLILLDVAAEYANYSSDMTRTIPVSGKFSERQKAVYNAVLRVKNEATKMLAPGTLWKQYHIEVGKIMTSELLGLGLLDKADVQNENPEWPAYKKYFMHGTSHHMGLDTHDYGLLHEPMKANMVFTVEPGIYIPAEKFGIRLEDNVVVQEKGEPFNLMRNIPVEVDEIETLMNS from the coding sequence ATGAAATATCATCAAATAAACAGCGCTCTTTTTGTAAAAAACCGCAGAAAATTTACGGCAGAAATGAAACCTAATTCGGTTGCCGTTTTCAACTCTAATGACATTTACCCAATTAGTGCCGACAGTACTTTACCGTTTGCACAACATAGAGATATTTTTTACCTGAGCGGTGTTGATCAGGAAGAAAGCGTTTTGCTTTTGTTTCCAGATGCGCCTTATGAGCACCAAAGAGAAATTCTTTTTTTAAGAGAAACCAACGATCATATTGCAGTATGGGAAGGTGAAAAACTGACTAAAGAACGTGCTTTTCAGGTTTCTGGAATCAGAACAGTTTATTGGTTACAAGATTTTCATAAAGTTTTGAACGAAATGATGACGTACGCCGATACGATGTACATCAACACCAACGAACATTACCGCGCAACAGTTGAAACTGAAACCCGCGAAGCTCGTTTCGTAAAATGGTGGAAAGAGCGTTATCCTGCGCATAACGTAGCAAAAAGCAACCCAATTTTACAGCGCATTCGTTCTGTAAAAGAAAGCGAAGAAATCGATTTGATTCAGCACGCCTGCGATATTACAGAAAAAGGTTTCCGTCGATTGCTTTCATTTGTAAAACCAAATGTTACAGAATATGAAATCGAAGCTGAATTAGCGCACGAATTTATCCGTAACCGCTCTAAAGGTTTTGCTTACACGCCAATTATCGCTTCTGGAAATAATGCGAATGTTTTACATTATATCGAAAATAATCAGCAATGTAAAGCCGGCGACTTGATCTTATTAGACGTTGCTGCTGAATATGCTAACTATTCAAGCGATATGACTAGAACAATTCCTGTTTCTGGTAAATTCTCTGAAAGACAAAAAGCAGTTTACAATGCTGTTTTGAGAGTTAAGAACGAAGCTACAAAAATGCTGGCTCCAGGAACACTTTGGAAACAATATCATATTGAAGTTGGTAAAATCATGACTTCTGAATTACTTGGTTTAGGCTTATTAGACAAAGCTGATGTTCAGAATGAAAATCCAGAATGGCCTGCTTACAAAAAATATTTCATGCACGGAACTTCTCACCACATGGGATTAGACACGCACGATTACGGATTACTGCACGAACCAATGAAAGCAAATATGGTCTTTACGGTTGAACCAGGAATTTATATTCCAGCAGAAAAATTCGGAATTCGTTTGGAGGATAATGTTGTAGTTCAGGAAAAAGGAGAACCATTTAACTTAATGAGAAACATTCCTGTTGAAGTTGACGAAATCGAAACTTTGATGAATTCTTAA
- a CDS encoding LytTR family DNA-binding domain-containing protein, with protein sequence MYKLNPSIKHHLVIAILISLWLFVFAFIIKPFDDGTINFRAWFLISFGFSLMAFLCYGLLAFIQKSFYERKAKWNVTLEIIAIFLFYILYLIGVFAFYKSPILNGGYDFSEFFLIIFIKVALILTPVIILARRYLIKLISIKEDVLIFKGENKLDVLKINKADLVCVSNAQNYVEIFYIENDKLHSKLIRSSLKKIQDDFGFLVQIHRSHLINPSHFKSWRNANTIILTQIELPVSKNYKDILMSL encoded by the coding sequence ATGTATAAACTAAACCCATCAATAAAGCATCATTTAGTAATTGCCATTCTCATAAGTTTATGGCTTTTTGTTTTTGCTTTTATCATAAAACCATTTGACGACGGGACTATAAATTTCAGAGCTTGGTTTTTAATCAGTTTTGGTTTTAGTCTAATGGCTTTTTTATGTTATGGACTTTTAGCTTTCATTCAAAAAAGCTTTTACGAAAGAAAAGCAAAGTGGAATGTCACTTTAGAAATAATAGCCATTTTTCTTTTTTATATACTGTATTTAATTGGAGTATTTGCCTTTTATAAGAGCCCAATTTTAAACGGAGGATACGATTTTTCGGAATTCTTTTTGATAATCTTTATAAAAGTGGCGTTGATTTTAACTCCTGTAATTATTCTCGCGAGAAGGTATTTAATCAAGCTAATTTCGATAAAAGAAGATGTTTTAATATTTAAAGGAGAAAACAAATTAGATGTCTTAAAAATCAACAAAGCCGATTTGGTTTGTGTTTCAAATGCTCAAAATTATGTTGAGATTTTTTATATCGAAAACGATAAACTCCATTCGAAACTTATTCGATCTTCTCTCAAAAAAATTCAGGACGATTTTGGTTTTTTAGTACAAATTCATCGTTCGCATTTAATAAATCCATCGCATTTTAAATCTTGGAGAAACGCGAATACAATCATTTTGACTCAAATCGAACTTCCAGTTTCTAAAAATTATAAAGATATTTTAATGTCATTGTAA
- a CDS encoding polymer-forming cytoskeletal protein, giving the protein MTTINFKLITIAEIKTKYPFLTEDEKFDYFEEWENEDFFLIADEDVNFDGNFYLDVYEEKEKKWLANLLNLSVKKIEEIRIEGIFINGNFSVSGSIINAEGDYGPYVFINGNVMCQSLLLGGANVEIKGKITVKEVVMTYYNHGNFNCSGLIDSPVFIVNDHNTTFAERKNDLFYYNDRADDVDPKNECEYDDETGDEIISNEIRKLLDNPLIETFEELERELAKGELVFKTNNPPAKTYEYWRNSVSENYRNLKLVPKEFKTEELCNLALNKTFHALPFIDQDLITYELCERLVSKDGFAIQVIPDEFITKELCFKAAESGTMLRLIPSAYYSEELILLVFKNGKHEPDINDVPFQFITENLLVEYVKIGKGLWLDKACKASGIDKLEVLKQAIDFGIEYLDTIFGNHFSQETADYAACVYDNEMHKEEWSKYVQKYKQKFERLEK; this is encoded by the coding sequence ATGACCACAATCAATTTCAAATTAATCACAATAGCCGAAATCAAAACAAAATATCCTTTTTTAACAGAAGATGAAAAGTTCGATTATTTTGAAGAATGGGAAAATGAAGATTTTTTTCTCATTGCAGACGAAGATGTAAATTTTGATGGCAATTTTTATTTAGATGTTTATGAAGAGAAAGAGAAAAAATGGCTTGCCAATTTGCTAAACCTCTCAGTTAAAAAGATAGAAGAAATAAGAATAGAAGGCATTTTTATAAATGGAAATTTTTCTGTCAGCGGTTCGATTATTAATGCAGAAGGCGATTATGGCCCGTATGTTTTTATTAACGGAAATGTAATGTGTCAAAGTCTTTTACTTGGTGGCGCTAATGTTGAAATAAAAGGGAAAATTACAGTAAAAGAAGTTGTGATGACTTATTATAATCATGGTAATTTTAATTGTTCGGGGTTAATTGATTCTCCAGTTTTTATTGTTAATGATCATAATACAACATTTGCAGAAAGAAAAAATGATTTGTTCTATTATAATGACAGAGCCGATGATGTAGATCCAAAAAATGAATGTGAATATGATGATGAAACAGGTGATGAAATTATTTCAAACGAAATCCGAAAATTACTTGATAATCCGCTAATTGAAACTTTTGAAGAATTAGAAAGAGAGCTAGCAAAAGGCGAATTGGTTTTTAAAACAAATAATCCACCCGCTAAAACTTATGAATACTGGCGTAATAGTGTTTCAGAAAATTATAGAAATCTAAAACTAGTTCCAAAAGAATTTAAAACCGAAGAACTTTGTAATTTGGCATTGAATAAAACCTTCCACGCTCTGCCATTTATCGATCAGGACTTAATAACATATGAACTCTGCGAAAGATTAGTCAGTAAAGATGGTTTTGCAATTCAGGTTATTCCAGACGAGTTTATCACAAAAGAATTATGTTTTAAAGCTGCTGAAAGCGGTACAATGCTAAGATTAATTCCGTCAGCATATTATTCTGAAGAATTGATTCTATTAGTTTTCAAAAACGGAAAACATGAACCAGATATTAATGATGTTCCTTTTCAATTTATAACAGAAAACCTTCTTGTAGAATATGTGAAAATTGGAAAAGGATTATGGCTTGATAAAGCTTGTAAAGCAAGTGGAATTGATAAATTGGAGGTTTTAAAACAAGCAATCGACTTTGGAATAGAATATCTGGATACCATTTTTGGAAATCATTTTAGCCAAGAAACGGCAGATTATGCAGCTTGTGTTTATGATAATGAAATGCATAAAGAGGAATGGAGTAAGTATGTTCAGAAATATAAACAAAAATTTGAACGACTTGAGAAATGA
- a CDS encoding nuclear transport factor 2 family protein, whose protein sequence is MNGLLSRKRGNKNIEGNIMNNKEKIIQNYIEGYNQFDVDKMIADFDESVIFENIQNGEINLTLTGIKEFTVQAEKGKEYFSARKQTITSIKQDEITAIIDIDYYAVLAVDFPNGLKVGQELNMKGKSIFQFLDDKIVKLIDIS, encoded by the coding sequence TTGAATGGCTTATTGAGCCGAAAAAGAGGTAATAAAAACATTGAAGGAAATATTATGAACAACAAAGAAAAAATAATTCAAAATTATATCGAAGGATATAATCAATTTGATGTTGATAAAATGATTGCCGATTTTGACGAATCGGTTATTTTTGAAAACATTCAAAATGGCGAAATCAACTTGACTTTGACTGGAATAAAAGAATTTACAGTCCAGGCCGAAAAAGGCAAAGAATATTTCTCAGCACGAAAACAAACTATTACATCAATTAAGCAAGATGAGATTACAGCAATAATTGACATTGATTATTATGCTGTTCTAGCAGTAGATTTCCCAAACGGATTAAAAGTTGGTCAAGAATTAAATATGAAAGGAAAATCGATTTTTCAATTCTTGGACGATAAGATTGTAAAACTGATTGATATTAGTTAG
- a CDS encoding OmpA family protein, with product MKHLNKLLVAVLMAMGLSSHAQDSNNPWAISFGVNAVDTRTSSGAGSGFFDQHFSQPFAVKDNWNILPSLSYIGVNRYVGSGFSVGLQGSVNKIDKFVTFAPTAPGHDSRGNVVSNPGDLMYYGIDATIKYSFQELIKSKVIDPSLSVGGGYTFFGDSSFGTVNPGAGLTFWFTDAIGLELATRYKWAVSGDRVDASGTPDAVSHFQHTAGLVFKFGGKDTDGDGIYDKDDACPDVAGLKQFNGCPDTDGDGIVDASDACPDVFGLAALNGCPDTDGDGIADKDDACPDVAGLAALKGCPDTDGDGIADKDDKCPTVAGPKENGGCPFLDADKDGVADKDDDCPTVYGPASNRGCPEVTSEALEDLKVQARAIYFNSGKATFKTGDKETPARLDAIKEILKNYPNAKFSIEGHTDSTGSAKINQKLSEDRAAAVLNALIQRGVNPENLESKGFGSSQPVASNKTAAGKAQNRRTEIRHIGSKYQGKI from the coding sequence ATGAAACATCTTAACAAACTTTTAGTTGCTGTATTGATGGCGATGGGTTTAAGTTCTCACGCACAAGACAGTAACAATCCATGGGCGATCTCTTTCGGGGTTAATGCTGTGGATACAAGGACTAGTTCTGGAGCTGGTAGTGGGTTTTTTGATCAACACTTCTCTCAGCCATTCGCAGTAAAAGACAACTGGAATATTCTTCCTTCTCTATCTTACATTGGTGTAAATAGATATGTAGGTAGTGGATTTTCTGTTGGCTTACAAGGATCTGTAAACAAAATTGATAAATTCGTTACTTTTGCTCCAACTGCTCCAGGGCATGATAGTAGAGGTAATGTTGTATCTAATCCAGGTGATTTGATGTACTACGGAATTGATGCTACTATCAAATACAGCTTCCAAGAATTAATCAAATCTAAAGTAATTGATCCTTCGTTATCTGTTGGTGGAGGTTACACTTTCTTCGGAGATAGCAGCTTTGGAACAGTTAATCCAGGTGCTGGTTTAACTTTCTGGTTTACAGATGCTATTGGTCTTGAACTTGCTACAAGATACAAATGGGCTGTTAGTGGAGATAGAGTTGATGCTTCTGGAACTCCAGATGCGGTATCTCACTTCCAACACACTGCAGGTTTAGTTTTCAAATTTGGAGGTAAAGATACTGACGGAGACGGAATCTATGACAAAGACGATGCTTGTCCAGATGTTGCTGGTTTAAAACAATTCAACGGATGTCCTGATACTGACGGAGACGGAATCGTTGATGCTTCTGACGCTTGTCCAGATGTATTTGGTTTAGCTGCATTAAACGGATGTCCTGATACTGACGGAGATGGAATTGCTGATAAAGATGATGCTTGTCCAGATGTTGCTGGTTTAGCTGCTTTAAAAGGTTGTCCTGATACTGACGGAGACGGAATCGCTGATAAAGATGACAAATGTCCTACAGTTGCTGGTCCTAAAGAAAACGGTGGTTGCCCATTCTTAGATGCTGACAAAGATGGTGTTGCTGATAAAGATGATGACTGTCCAACAGTTTATGGTCCTGCTAGTAACAGAGGATGTCCAGAAGTAACTTCTGAAGCATTAGAAGATCTTAAAGTTCAAGCTAGAGCAATCTACTTCAACTCAGGAAAAGCTACTTTCAAAACTGGTGACAAAGAAACTCCAGCTAGATTAGATGCTATTAAAGAAATCCTTAAAAACTATCCAAACGCGAAATTCTCTATTGAAGGACACACAGATAGTACAGGTTCTGCAAAAATCAACCAAAAATTATCTGAAGACAGAGCTGCTGCTGTATTAAACGCTTTAATCCAAAGAGGTGTTAATCCAGAGAACTTAGAGTCTAAAGGATTTGGTTCTAGCCAACCAGTTGCAAGTAACAAAACTGCTGCAGGTAAAGCTCAAAACAGAAGAACAGAAATTAGACACATTGGTTCTAAATACCAAGGTAAAATCTAA
- a CDS encoding alpha/beta hydrolase: MENILYKNTKISFTDSGKGNTVVFLHGFLENKKMWTEYAAFFSEKYRVVTIDLLGHGESDSLGYVHEMEENAQAVNEVLEHLKIEKATIVGHSMGGYVALAFAELYPQKIQKLVLQNSTSKEDNSEKKLNRTRAIKAVKQNYVSFVSLAIANLFSENNRTRLSEEIEKVKAEALKTPLQGIVASLEGMKMRKDREWLLKENRFPVLLILGKKDPVLNYEENLAQIDDTTAELVSFEDGHMSHIENKEALKTILFDFFE, encoded by the coding sequence TTGGAAAATATTCTTTATAAAAACACTAAAATCTCTTTTACAGATTCAGGAAAAGGAAATACAGTAGTTTTTCTTCACGGCTTTCTGGAAAACAAAAAAATGTGGACAGAATATGCTGCTTTTTTTTCAGAAAAATATCGTGTTGTAACGATCGATTTATTAGGTCACGGCGAATCTGATTCTTTAGGCTATGTTCACGAAATGGAAGAAAATGCCCAAGCAGTTAACGAAGTTTTAGAACATTTAAAAATTGAAAAAGCTACAATTGTCGGACATTCTATGGGCGGTTATGTCGCTTTGGCTTTCGCCGAATTATATCCGCAGAAAATTCAGAAATTAGTTTTACAGAATTCAACTTCTAAAGAAGATAACTCTGAGAAAAAACTAAATAGAACCCGCGCCATAAAAGCCGTAAAACAGAATTATGTAAGTTTTGTTAGTTTAGCAATCGCTAATTTATTTAGTGAAAACAATAGAACTCGATTGTCTGAAGAAATTGAAAAAGTCAAAGCTGAAGCTTTAAAAACACCATTACAGGGAATCGTAGCTTCTCTCGAAGGAATGAAAATGCGTAAAGACAGAGAATGGCTTTTAAAAGAAAACCGTTTTCCTGTTCTATTAATTCTAGGAAAGAAGGATCCTGTTTTAAATTACGAAGAAAATCTTGCTCAGATTGATGACACCACAGCAGAATTAGTTTCTTTTGAAGATGGACACATGAGCCATATTGAAAACAAGGAAGCTTTGAAAACTATTTTGTTCGATTTCTTCGAATAA
- a CDS encoding PD-(D/E)XK nuclease family protein codes for MINTSFLQKIAGVVIQDYALKLSEITIILPNKRAKVFLIDALKKETDKTIIAPEITSIEDFVQDVASIRSVDSIELLFEFYEVYLSVTEKKNQQSFELFANWAKTLLQDFNEIDRYLLDPSHVLSYLKDIEDIKKWGLEVDQKTKLLENYIDFWKLLPLYYDSLYNHLLFKSIGYQGLVYREAVNNLNHFSNTIGNRIFIFAGFNALNAAEEKIVQHLLALGQAKIYWDADQTFLNDPYHDAGLFLRRFKESWKHYKSNIFEWIVDDFSQSKNIQIIGTPKTIGQAKLTGSIIEDLINNDPAASLDKVAVVLGEENLLIPVLYSLPSSVGFLNITMGYSGKNNPSQILVAKLFKMHTNALSRKGGNYVFYYKDVLDVLTHPLVEPYANAQMLVKIIKENNYTFITHHKILELHPSPSHFFNLLFEKWEKGSVTVLKNISALLIVIKEHFSNDNEQEKIAKAFVYGVFKVINKLINYYSKHHHIDNIDTLHAIYKQIIDLAEVSFEGEPLRGLQIMGVLESRVLDFETVIITSMNEGKFPAGKSQNSFIPYDVKRELGLPTFKEKDAIYTYHFYHLLQRAKNIYLIYNTENDGLDAGERSRFITQLEVEKQRNHNLTFDIYNPVLPNTAYEPISVAKSESVMERLKEIAITGFSPSALTSYIRNPIEFYFQKVLRIREVEEVEENIALNTLGTIIHETLKALYEPFIGKFISENDILNCFKLLDDEVLKQFKLVYKEGEIKKGRNLLAFEVAKRNVSNFLRMELESVKNDEAIQIIALEQTFEREFVHPKLPFPILIKGNVDRIERRDGKIRIIDYKTGKVEKSNVVLKTWNGLTQELKNDKIIQVLAYAFMFEKEAGGLPIEVGIISFKNLKSGFLPFGFKEDKDLKAIVTSEILNSYLDEIANLLSEIFDIAIPFEEKI; via the coding sequence ATGATAAATACTTCTTTTCTTCAAAAAATAGCTGGTGTTGTAATTCAAGATTACGCACTGAAACTTTCAGAAATAACTATAATTCTTCCAAATAAAAGAGCTAAAGTTTTTTTGATTGATGCTCTTAAAAAAGAAACTGATAAAACTATAATTGCACCTGAAATTACAAGTATTGAAGATTTTGTACAAGATGTCGCTTCAATTCGCTCTGTTGATTCAATTGAACTTTTATTTGAATTTTATGAGGTTTATTTATCGGTTACAGAAAAAAAGAATCAGCAGTCATTTGAGTTGTTTGCAAATTGGGCGAAAACGCTCCTTCAAGACTTTAATGAAATTGATCGATATCTCTTAGATCCTTCACATGTTTTGTCTTACTTAAAAGATATTGAGGACATAAAAAAATGGGGATTAGAAGTGGATCAAAAAACAAAACTTCTAGAAAATTACATTGATTTCTGGAAGCTTCTTCCTTTGTATTATGATTCGCTTTATAATCATTTGTTGTTTAAATCTATTGGGTACCAGGGACTAGTTTATAGAGAAGCGGTCAATAATTTGAATCATTTTTCAAATACTATCGGTAATCGAATTTTTATTTTCGCAGGATTTAATGCTCTCAATGCTGCTGAAGAAAAAATTGTACAGCATTTATTAGCTTTAGGTCAGGCTAAAATTTATTGGGATGCCGATCAAACTTTTCTCAATGATCCATATCATGATGCGGGACTTTTTTTAAGACGTTTTAAAGAAAGTTGGAAACATTACAAATCAAATATTTTTGAATGGATTGTGGATGATTTTTCGCAATCAAAAAATATCCAGATTATTGGAACTCCTAAAACTATAGGGCAGGCAAAATTAACAGGAAGTATAATTGAAGATTTAATAAACAACGATCCTGCGGCGTCTTTGGACAAAGTAGCGGTTGTGCTAGGCGAGGAAAATTTATTGATTCCAGTTTTATATTCACTCCCTTCTTCTGTTGGATTTTTAAACATTACCATGGGATATTCGGGTAAAAATAATCCATCTCAAATTTTAGTTGCCAAGTTGTTTAAAATGCATACTAATGCACTTTCGCGTAAAGGAGGCAATTATGTTTTTTATTATAAAGATGTATTGGATGTTTTAACACATCCATTAGTAGAGCCTTATGCAAATGCTCAAATGTTGGTAAAAATTATCAAAGAGAATAATTATACTTTTATTACGCATCATAAAATTTTAGAACTTCATCCAAGTCCTTCTCATTTTTTTAATTTGTTGTTTGAAAAATGGGAAAAAGGTTCTGTTACAGTTTTAAAGAATATTTCGGCATTGTTAATCGTTATAAAAGAACATTTTAGTAATGATAATGAACAGGAGAAAATTGCAAAAGCATTTGTTTACGGAGTTTTTAAAGTCATAAATAAACTAATAAATTACTACTCCAAACATCATCATATCGATAATATAGATACGCTTCACGCCATTTACAAACAGATTATAGATTTAGCAGAAGTATCTTTTGAAGGTGAGCCTTTAAGAGGTTTGCAGATTATGGGAGTTTTAGAAAGCCGTGTTTTAGATTTTGAAACAGTTATTATAACATCAATGAATGAAGGAAAATTTCCAGCAGGAAAATCTCAGAATTCATTTATTCCGTATGATGTAAAACGAGAATTAGGGCTGCCGACTTTTAAGGAGAAAGATGCGATCTACACCTACCATTTTTATCATTTATTACAGAGAGCTAAGAACATATATCTCATTTATAATACTGAAAATGATGGTTTAGATGCTGGTGAAAGAAGTCGTTTCATTACACAGTTAGAAGTTGAAAAACAGAGAAATCATAATCTTACGTTTGATATCTATAATCCGGTACTTCCTAATACGGCTTACGAACCTATTTCGGTTGCTAAATCGGAATCAGTAATGGAGCGTTTAAAGGAAATAGCGATAACAGGTTTTTCACCATCGGCATTAACAAGTTACATCCGAAATCCGATTGAGTTTTATTTTCAGAAAGTCTTGAGGATTAGAGAAGTGGAGGAAGTGGAAGAAAATATCGCTTTGAATACTTTAGGAACTATCATTCATGAAACTTTAAAGGCACTTTATGAACCTTTTATTGGTAAATTTATTTCAGAGAATGATATTTTAAACTGCTTTAAATTATTGGATGATGAAGTTCTTAAGCAGTTTAAATTGGTTTATAAAGAAGGAGAGATCAAAAAAGGACGAAATTTGCTGGCTTTTGAGGTTGCTAAACGAAATGTTTCTAATTTTTTAAGAATGGAATTAGAATCTGTTAAAAATGATGAAGCGATTCAGATTATTGCTCTAGAGCAGACTTTTGAGCGTGAATTTGTTCATCCGAAACTTCCATTTCCTATTTTGATAAAAGGAAATGTTGACCGTATCGAACGACGTGACGGGAAAATTAGAATTATCGATTATAAGACAGGAAAAGTTGAGAAGTCGAATGTTGTGCTGAAAACATGGAATGGATTGACACAAGAGCTTAAAAATGATAAAATTATTCAAGTATTAGCATACGCTTTCATGTTTGAGAAAGAAGCGGGAGGGCTTCCGATCGAAGTCGGGATTATTTCTTTTAAAAATCTCAAATCTGGTTTTTTACCTTTCGGATTTAAAGAAGATAAAGATTTAAAAGCTATTGTGACATCAGAAATACTCAATTCTTATTTAGATGAAATTGCGAATTTGTTAAGTGAGATTTTTGATATAGCTATTCCATTCGAAGAAAAAATTTAA
- a CDS encoding GNAT family N-acetyltransferase has protein sequence MNLKVNIRKGENHDLDFVYKSICELENEILDFKVFKAIFNENISNPKNLYLIAENENEGLGFISFHTQNLLHHCGLVGEIQEFFIHQKYRGQGVGRLLISEILDFATQNDLKSIEVTTNKKRVENVAIYENLGFTLSHNKFTIYK, from the coding sequence ATGAATCTAAAAGTAAACATCAGAAAAGGAGAAAATCACGACTTAGATTTCGTTTACAAATCAATATGCGAACTCGAAAATGAAATTTTAGATTTTAAAGTTTTCAAAGCAATCTTTAACGAAAATATTTCAAACCCAAAAAATCTGTATCTAATCGCCGAAAATGAAAATGAAGGTTTAGGTTTTATTAGTTTCCACACCCAAAATCTTTTACATCATTGCGGATTGGTTGGCGAAATTCAGGAGTTTTTCATTCATCAAAAATACCGAGGTCAAGGCGTTGGAAGATTATTAATTAGTGAGATTTTAGATTTTGCTACTCAAAATGATCTAAAAAGTATTGAAGTTACCACAAATAAAAAGCGAGTTGAGAATGTGGCAATTTATGAAAATCTTGGTTTTACTTTGAGTCATAATAAGTTTACGATTTATAAGTAG
- the kbl gene encoding glycine C-acetyltransferase: MYGKIKEHLQSELQTIEENGIFKKERIITSPQGAEIKISTGETVLNFCANNYLGLSSHPEVVQAAKDAMDTHGFGMSSVRFICGTQDIHKTLEKKIADFYGTEDTILYAAAFDANGGVFEPLLGENDAIISDSLNHASIIDGVRLCKAARYRYENNNMEDLEQQLIKANQAGARFKLIVTDGVFSMDGLVAPLDKICDLADKYDAMVMVDECHAAGFIGATGKGTLEAKGVMGRVDIITGTLGKALGGAMGGYTTAKKEIIELLRQRSRPYLFSNSLAPAIVGASIKVFELLEKDTTLRDKLEWNTNYFKEGMKKAGFDIIDGDSAIVPVMLYDAKLSQTMANELLKQGIYVIGFFFPVVPKEKARIRVQLSAAHEKEHLDKAINAFTVVGKMLKVI, from the coding sequence ATGTACGGTAAAATTAAAGAGCATCTGCAAAGCGAGCTGCAGACAATCGAAGAAAATGGAATTTTTAAAAAGGAGAGAATCATTACATCTCCTCAAGGTGCTGAAATTAAAATTTCAACAGGAGAAACAGTTTTAAATTTTTGTGCCAATAACTATTTGGGACTTTCGTCTCATCCAGAAGTTGTGCAGGCTGCGAAAGATGCGATGGATACTCATGGTTTCGGAATGTCATCTGTTCGTTTTATCTGTGGGACGCAAGATATTCATAAGACTTTAGAAAAAAAGATTGCTGATTTTTATGGTACAGAAGATACTATTTTATATGCAGCTGCATTCGATGCAAATGGAGGTGTTTTCGAGCCTTTACTTGGTGAAAATGATGCAATTATTTCTGACAGCTTGAATCACGCTTCTATTATTGATGGTGTTCGTCTTTGTAAAGCAGCACGTTACCGTTATGAAAATAACAATATGGAAGATTTAGAGCAACAGCTAATTAAAGCTAACCAAGCTGGTGCTCGTTTTAAACTTATTGTGACAGATGGTGTGTTCTCTATGGACGGTTTAGTTGCGCCTTTAGATAAAATTTGTGATTTAGCAGATAAATATGATGCGATGGTTATGGTTGATGAATGCCATGCAGCCGGATTTATTGGTGCTACAGGAAAAGGGACGCTTGAAGCAAAAGGAGTGATGGGTAGAGTTGATATTATCACAGGAACACTTGGAAAAGCCTTAGGTGGTGCAATGGGCGGATATACAACGGCTAAGAAAGAAATCATTGAATTACTGCGCCAAAGATCGAGACCTTATTTGTTTTCAAATTCTTTAGCACCAGCAATTGTTGGAGCTTCAATAAAAGTTTTTGAATTATTAGAAAAAGATACAACGCTTCGCGATAAACTAGAATGGAATACTAACTATTTTAAAGAAGGTATGAAAAAAGCGGGTTTTGATATTATCGATGGAGATTCTGCTATTGTTCCAGTAATGTTATACGATGCAAAATTGTCACAAACGATGGCAAATGAACTTTTAAAGCAAGGAATTTATGTTATTGGTTTTTTCTTTCCTGTTGTTCCTAAAGAAAAGGCTAGAATACGCGTACAACTGTCTGCAGCGCATGAAAAAGAACACTTGGATAAGGCTATAAATGCGTTCACAGTTGTCGGTAAAATGTTAAAAGTTATATAA